In one window of Candidatus Scalindua sp. DNA:
- a CDS encoding tetratricopeptide repeat protein: MNTSEKKPRKNKSKKWKFWLIFVAAPIFVVILSSLAIYGVSLRNRNTGKQGLEKGRIYANLHRHTEAIEEFKKELINDPENAGVHYYMGRSLFRLKEYEKAISELKSAIRIRPDFTDAYTELAAIHFTEAIELRKLGKSESLVIEKLLAAGDVCVEILEKNPELTRVHILLGDIHTAQGLNDDAIKDYNEALKIDNSVIDAHTALVRLYIANGNLDLAEKQCNTALSVNDPVNYQILLYLASIYEQHGKFEESIGLLERILEKKPDDLMAHTQLSILYLETLRYDEALREAEKVFKLGQSVNIPPIVYFVKGSVLLQKKEYTTAIFQLRKATEKLPRFAHAHYFLALALAENDQIEEAKTEFNAAIDIAPSFLPAQIGLARLLTREGWHKESIKLCKNVLDLDPENVDAMQIIGMAYIETRDFKSAEKQFKDILKLKPSVGDINLAYLSLVSGQLSKCIRQCEAIITINPEEANACDILGLAHIRQGEFDKGIEQFKKVVEIVPGSINTYINLAKAYVLAGKNEEAIKSLEKLISIDPDNVNALMILANIYVNGGDIDKATTTFEKVLAVRPDYLPAYALASLYLLQGRIDESIGLFNRALKIDPENALLYTDFAVAYQQAEKRQASILYGQKAIELKKEVPSFRIIMANIYAANGEVTKAKEQVESILMLNDDEKKEYSELIDLCRKNSEKGKQATLALNKAIVARQRGFSPAAIQEFTSAAKIFPENIIAKIFLADTYLSLNQKEQAIKVYTEIINSKPEFVSSYDYLGKAYLMAQKQDEAIAAFHDVIKMDDKSVTARLNLAGLLLKRGSTDDAARMIGEVMELEPDNLLAHNLLGEINLVNERYGKAEEEFSTIFKFDRETDIDYLNIAKVTFAQDDFDKCVEHCKIGLRLNPSNISLHNILGAAYIKKGMLDKAAAEFNTIIDINSDFIPAYLNLAHINLRINQPDIANLQYKTALKIDPDNFDARLGLGNSYALMGNHQAAIDECKNAINSYPTKVELYISLAESYLALDKNSMATEVVMKALDQEPENQIARALLSKIYMMNDNIPEAINQLNIVLVDNPHFIDAYRLGILYLDIGQYDDSIALYKQGVENFPDNALLWCNLAIAYIMNGDDKNAEKACSQALIIEPDGIIPGLCMVTIHMIKGESASAAANLHGLKQLDDSQKKRFLDLIEFCRTNSGAAHKAVNHLSRSIAYTNNKWFKRALREYDELSKIVPSNTLAYHAQADVLIMLGEDDRALEICNKIRELEPQSSSVYTKLAGIYNRMGQPENAEVQYKKLITIDPSNAAAYLNLGILQESMGTLEEAAASYNKVIELQPSSPIGYNNLAFLYATKMAGKLEDALVLGKKAKELAPKSPAVIDTLGWIYYLNGLFDEAIAELETAVKGIPWNPTVRYHLGMAYYKKKQLTLSLSELEQALKISNTFPEADEAREVMEKIKPQ, encoded by the coding sequence ATGAATACCTCTGAAAAAAAACCCAGAAAAAATAAAAGTAAAAAATGGAAGTTTTGGCTCATTTTTGTAGCTGCGCCAATTTTTGTGGTAATTCTTTCATCATTGGCGATATACGGTGTATCATTGAGGAACAGGAATACAGGCAAACAAGGCCTGGAAAAAGGCCGTATCTATGCAAATCTACACAGGCACACTGAGGCAATTGAAGAGTTCAAAAAGGAATTGATTAATGATCCTGAGAATGCAGGTGTTCACTATTATATGGGAAGGTCATTATTCAGACTGAAAGAGTACGAGAAGGCAATTTCAGAATTAAAATCCGCAATCAGAATCAGGCCTGATTTTACCGACGCATATACCGAACTTGCAGCCATTCATTTTACAGAAGCTATTGAGTTGAGGAAACTTGGAAAAAGTGAATCACTGGTTATTGAAAAACTGTTGGCGGCAGGGGATGTATGCGTAGAGATACTGGAGAAAAATCCGGAATTGACGCGTGTGCATATCCTTTTGGGAGATATCCATACCGCACAAGGTTTGAACGACGATGCCATAAAAGATTATAATGAGGCGCTTAAGATTGATAATTCCGTTATTGATGCGCATACCGCACTTGTAAGATTATACATAGCGAACGGCAATCTGGATCTGGCGGAAAAACAGTGTAATACAGCCTTGTCGGTAAATGACCCAGTCAATTACCAGATTCTGCTTTATCTGGCCTCGATTTATGAACAACACGGTAAGTTTGAAGAATCCATTGGACTCTTAGAGCGGATATTAGAGAAAAAACCTGATGACTTAATGGCTCACACTCAACTCTCGATCTTATACCTCGAAACATTAAGGTATGATGAGGCACTTCGTGAGGCGGAAAAGGTATTTAAGCTGGGGCAATCAGTAAACATACCGCCAATAGTTTACTTTGTAAAAGGAAGTGTGCTGCTACAGAAAAAAGAGTATACAACGGCAATATTTCAGTTGAGGAAAGCAACTGAAAAACTGCCCCGGTTCGCTCATGCACATTATTTTCTGGCACTTGCCCTGGCGGAAAACGATCAAATAGAGGAAGCTAAGACAGAATTTAATGCAGCCATAGACATTGCTCCATCATTCCTTCCGGCACAAATTGGTCTTGCAAGATTGCTGACACGGGAGGGCTGGCACAAGGAATCAATTAAACTCTGTAAGAATGTCCTGGATTTAGATCCGGAAAACGTGGATGCCATGCAAATTATCGGCATGGCATATATAGAAACCCGGGACTTCAAATCTGCGGAAAAACAGTTCAAAGATATCCTGAAACTAAAACCGTCTGTTGGTGATATCAATCTGGCTTATTTGAGTCTCGTATCCGGTCAATTGAGCAAATGTATACGTCAATGTGAAGCGATTATTACAATAAATCCCGAAGAAGCCAATGCCTGTGATATTCTGGGACTCGCCCACATAAGACAGGGGGAATTTGACAAAGGTATTGAACAATTTAAAAAGGTCGTTGAAATTGTTCCGGGTTCTATCAACACCTATATAAATCTTGCCAAGGCGTATGTTTTAGCCGGAAAAAACGAAGAGGCAATTAAATCACTGGAAAAGCTGATCAGTATCGATCCTGACAACGTGAACGCACTCATGATCCTGGCAAATATTTACGTTAATGGAGGTGATATTGATAAAGCCACAACGACCTTTGAAAAGGTTTTGGCGGTAAGGCCTGATTATCTTCCAGCTTATGCACTAGCGAGCTTATATTTATTGCAGGGAAGGATTGATGAATCTATAGGCTTATTCAACAGGGCACTTAAAATTGATCCTGAAAACGCTCTCTTGTACACTGATTTTGCCGTTGCATATCAACAGGCAGAAAAACGCCAGGCGTCTATTTTGTACGGTCAAAAAGCGATTGAATTAAAAAAGGAGGTACCTTCTTTTAGAATTATAATGGCAAACATATACGCAGCGAATGGAGAGGTGACGAAAGCAAAGGAACAGGTTGAATCAATTCTCATGCTGAATGATGATGAGAAAAAGGAGTATTCTGAACTAATAGACCTCTGCCGGAAAAACAGTGAAAAAGGTAAGCAGGCTACATTGGCACTTAATAAGGCAATAGTTGCAAGGCAAAGGGGTTTTTCCCCTGCCGCTATTCAGGAATTTACCAGTGCCGCAAAGATATTTCCAGAAAATATCATAGCGAAAATCTTCCTTGCGGATACCTATCTCTCTCTTAATCAAAAAGAGCAGGCAATTAAGGTGTATACCGAGATTATTAACAGCAAACCTGAGTTTGTATCATCTTATGATTATCTGGGTAAAGCGTATCTTATGGCACAAAAGCAGGATGAGGCAATTGCAGCCTTCCATGATGTCATTAAAATGGATGATAAGTCGGTAACTGCTCGTTTGAACCTTGCAGGTCTGCTTCTTAAACGGGGTTCAACAGATGATGCGGCCAGGATGATTGGAGAAGTTATGGAGCTGGAACCAGACAATTTATTAGCGCATAATTTATTGGGTGAAATAAACCTGGTAAATGAGAGATACGGAAAGGCGGAGGAGGAATTTTCAACGATCTTCAAATTTGACCGTGAAACAGACATAGATTATCTTAATATTGCTAAGGTTACATTTGCACAAGACGATTTTGATAAGTGTGTTGAGCATTGTAAAATTGGTTTACGGTTAAATCCCTCAAATATCTCCCTGCACAACATCCTTGGCGCAGCTTATATAAAGAAAGGGATGCTGGACAAAGCAGCAGCAGAATTTAATACAATTATCGATATAAATTCTGATTTCATCCCTGCCTACCTGAACCTCGCCCACATAAACCTGAGGATTAATCAACCAGACATTGCAAATCTTCAGTACAAAACCGCACTGAAGATTGATCCGGACAACTTTGATGCCCGCCTGGGACTCGGAAATTCATATGCACTCATGGGAAACCACCAGGCAGCAATAGATGAATGTAAAAATGCAATAAACAGCTATCCAACCAAAGTTGAATTATACATCTCTTTAGCAGAGAGTTATCTGGCATTGGATAAAAACAGTATGGCCACCGAAGTGGTGATGAAAGCGCTTGATCAGGAGCCAGAGAACCAGATTGCCCGTGCTTTACTTTCAAAAATCTATATGATGAATGACAACATACCTGAAGCAATAAATCAGTTGAACATCGTATTAGTTGATAATCCACACTTTATAGATGCCTACAGACTTGGAATTCTCTATCTGGATATTGGCCAATATGATGATTCAATTGCCCTTTATAAACAGGGGGTAGAAAATTTTCCTGATAACGCCCTGTTATGGTGCAATCTGGCAATCGCTTACATCATGAATGGAGACGATAAAAATGCGGAGAAAGCCTGCTCTCAAGCTTTGATCATCGAACCGGACGGCATAATACCAGGCCTGTGCATGGTAACCATACATATGATAAAGGGTGAATCTGCGAGTGCAGCTGCAAATCTGCATGGCTTAAAACAGCTCGATGATTCACAGAAAAAGAGATTTCTCGATTTAATAGAATTTTGTAGAACCAATAGTGGAGCAGCTCATAAGGCAGTCAATCATTTAAGCCGTTCCATAGCGTATACTAACAACAAGTGGTTTAAACGTGCTCTCCGGGAATATGATGAATTGTCAAAGATAGTTCCCTCTAATACACTTGCGTATCATGCTCAGGCCGATGTATTAATCATGCTTGGAGAAGATGATAGGGCTCTGGAGATCTGCAATAAGATCAGAGAACTGGAGCCACAATCTTCGTCAGTTTATACCAAACTTGCCGGTATCTATAATCGTATGGGACAACCTGAAAATGCGGAAGTTCAGTATAAGAAATTAATAACCATTGACCCGTCCAATGCTGCCGCTTATTTGAACCTGGGTATTCTCCAGGAATCAATGGGTACCCTTGAAGAGGCAGCCGCATCATATAACAAAGTGATTGAATTACAACCATCATCACCGATTGGATACAACAATCTTGCATTTCTCTACGCAACGAAGATGGCAGGGAAACTGGAAGATGCCCTCGTGCTGGGGAAAAAGGCAAAAGAGCTTGCCCCAAAGAGTCCTGCCGTAATTGATACTCTTGGCTGGATATATTACCTGAATGGTCTGTTTGACGAGGCTATAGCAGAACTTGAAACAGCGGTGAAGGGCATCCCCTGGAATCCTACTGTACGTTATCACCTCGGAATGGCGTATTATAAGAAAAAACAACTGACATTGTCACTGTCCGAATTGGAGCAGGCGCTTAAGATCAGTAACACATTTCCCGAAGCGGATGAGGCGAGAGAAGTAATGGAAAAAATAAAGCCTCAGTAG
- a CDS encoding OmpA family protein has product MDFIKHISIVISLIIFILNSYHASLLADEVITEEYIVNILNGNTMDSSYIHSDKDKPLLNNMSGVSCNIIFNENSTEISSDSYNTLAAIGRSLESSTLNNFNFMIIGYTDSKGSEGDTITLPLTRAENVKKFLIANFSLRNERLIVKVKEESFPTDLNDSESGKGDYQKIDVIMLR; this is encoded by the coding sequence ATGGATTTTATTAAACACATTTCAATTGTTATATCTTTAATAATCTTCATCTTAAATTCTTATCATGCTTCTCTGCTGGCGGATGAAGTAATCACTGAAGAGTATATAGTAAATATTTTGAATGGAAATACTATGGATTCGAGTTATATCCATTCAGATAAAGATAAGCCCTTATTAAATAACATGAGCGGGGTCTCCTGTAATATCATATTTAATGAAAATAGTACTGAAATAAGCAGCGATTCGTATAATACGCTTGCTGCTATAGGCAGGTCATTAGAAAGCAGCACATTGAACAATTTTAATTTTATGATAATTGGATATACTGATTCAAAAGGTAGCGAAGGGGATACTATAACTTTGCCTCTTACAAGGGCAGAAAACGTAAAAAAATTCCTTATTGCCAACTTTTCGCTCCGGAATGAAAGATTAATAGTAAAAGTGAAGGAAGAATCCTTTCCAACTGACTTAAACGATAGTGAATCAGGAAAAGGGGATTATCAAAAGATTGACGTTATTATGTTGAGATAA